The sequence GATGCGGACCAGTTCGAGCGTATCGGCACCGGCAATGGCCTGTGGCGTCGCCGCGGCACCAGATGCCAGCGCCAGCACGCCGATATCGCAATCGAGCGCGGCGATATCGAAGCCCGCACCGACAAAGGCGGGCGGGGTGACACCGATGACCGGAGCCGGGCCCTGGACAGGTGCCGGCAGGGGCGGCGGGTTGCCAGGGCTGCCCTTGTCGCCACCCGAGGTGCTGCCCGTAGTGGTGGTATCGGTATCGCGGGGCGAAGGGCCGCCGGTGGTGGGGGTGGTCGGGCCACCATCGTTGTCGTCATCGCCGGGTGTGCCCGTGCCGGTGTCGCCATCGGTTCCGGTATCATCCCCGCCGGGGCCGCCGGATGTGTCGGTGCCATCAGGATCACGACCTGGTAGCAGCGTCAGGTCGATGCTGGCGAGCTCGTCGACGCTGCGGTCGGCCAGGTCGCCATCGTTGCCGAGCAGCCGCAGCTCGACCGCGGCGCCAAGCGGCTCGGGCAGAAGCGCGACATCCAGCTCGGCCAGTTCATCGGGCGACAGCAGGTCGAGGTCGATAGCGGCCAGTTCGGCCGGGGTCAGGTCGGCGTCTTCGCTATCGCTGCCCAGGAGGCGAAGCTGCGCGGTGGTGCGCAGATCGTCGGGCAGCAGGTCGAGGTCGATCTCGGCCAGCTCGTCGCGGGTGAGCGCGTCGATGTCGAGCGTCGCCAATTCGCCGGCAGTGGGTGCCGTAGTGGCATCCCCGTCGCCCAGGAGCGCCACGTCAACCAGGCCATCGAGCACGATGACCTCGGTGGCGCCGTTTTCGGCGATCTGCACGGCCAGCACGTCAGTGGGGTCGATGCCCTGCTGGTCGAGGATGGCGCCGAGTTCGACGCTGGCCGAGATGGCGTCGAGCAACTCGTCGCGCCCCGGGCCGCCCAGGTCGATGGCGGCGCGGATGTCGGCCAGACTGTCCTGGCCCAGCAGATCCAGCACGGCGACGATGGCGACGCGACGATCGTCGATCGCGCTGTCGAGGTCCAGTCCAGCCAGGTGCGGCTGGCCGATCAGGTCAAGCAGGGCACCCTTGCGGGCCGTTTCGTCCAGTCCGGCAATCCGGATATCGCCGGTGACAAGGCTGGAACCCGACGGCGCGGGGCTCTCGAGCACGTCGATATCGGCGTCCAGAACGGCATTGTTCGAGCCGCCGATATCAAGATCGATCAGCTTGCCGCCATGCGGGCCCGTGCTACCCTGTCCGCTGCCAGTGCCCTGCCCGAGGTTGACATCGACATCAACCAGGTTGCCACCGGAGCCGGTGTCATCGCCGTCGTTGCTGTCGTTGCTGCCGCCGACATTGACATCGGCGTCGACAGCCAGGCCGGCATCTTGGCCGGTATCCACATCGACATCGGCATCGAGCAGGCTGTCGCCTCCGACATCGACGTCGGCATCAGCCTCAATGCCCGGGACATCAAGGTCGACATCGACGCCGAGCAACTGGGCCTGGGTGGTGGGGGTAACAAGCAGTGCCGCTGCGAGTGCGGCGGCCGAGATGTAACTCTTGGTTTGCATTTGTCCGCTCCATGAAAAAGCTGGAGGGCCAACGCAGATTTGGGCGGGCGTGGTTTCAACACAGTCCACGCTGCGGTTAACGCCTGTTTACCGCAATTGTGGCAAGTGCAGGCAGGGACGGGCCGATGCCGCCCCTGCGCGCATTATCAGCGCAGCCAGCCGCTGGGGCGCGGATGGAGCTCCATCTGGCCGTCTTTGGTAGCCGCATCGATGGCCTCGACCTCGTCGGCGGAGAGGCTGAGATTGTTGAGCACGCCCAGGTTGTCCTTGAGCTGATCGAGGTTGCGCACCCCGATCAGCGCCGAGGTCATTTCCGGGCGACGCAGGGCCCAGGACAGAGCCAGCTGCACCATGGACTGGCCGCGCGAGCGAGCGATTTCGGCGACCTTGCCGACCGCGTCGAGCACACGCGGCTCGATATGGCTGGCCCGCAGCGTGCCATTGGGATTGCCGCCGCGGGTGCCCTCGGTGCCACCGGCATTGTATTTGCCCGAGAGGACGCCCTGCGCCAGCGGCGAGAAGGCGATGATGCCGATGCCCAGTTCGCCGCAGGCGTCGATGGTGTGGTCGTTCTCGATCCAGCGATTGATCATGGAATAGCTGGGCTGATGGATGGTCGTGGCAATGCCCATATCCTTGAGGATGGCATGCGCCTGCCGCGTTTCCTTTTCCGGATAGGAGGAAATGCCGACATAGAGCGCCTTGCCGGAGCGGACGGCCTGAGCCAGCGCACCCATGGTTTCCTCGAGTGGGGTCTCGGGGTC comes from Devosia oryziradicis and encodes:
- a CDS encoding aldo/keto reductase, producing the protein MTYRADTARYDTMQYRRSGRSGLKLPVISLGLWQNFGGTRDYPSAMEILGYAFDQGITHFDLANNYGPPAGASEELFGQVMARDFRPYRDELIISTKAGYTMWPGPYGDFGSRKYLLASLDQSLKRMGLDYVDIFYSHRYDPETPLEETMGALAQAVRSGKALYVGISSYPEKETRQAHAILKDMGIATTIHQPSYSMINRWIENDHTIDACGELGIGIIAFSPLAQGVLSGKYNAGGTEGTRGGNPNGTLRASHIEPRVLDAVGKVAEIARSRGQSMVQLALSWALRRPEMTSALIGVRNLDQLKDNLGVLNNLSLSADEVEAIDAATKDGQMELHPRPSGWLR